One Brachybacterium kimchii genomic window carries:
- a CDS encoding Gfo/Idh/MocA family protein, translating into MEATNAENSPRSLGVGVVGLGWMGRLHASSYRNLAARYPELGLAPRLVCAADPLPENQRAARAQFGFERAVDDVEEMLADPEVDVVSIATPNFLHRDVALPAARAGKPFWIEKPMGVDAAQSREIHEAARAAGVATAVGFNYRHAPAVEHLRALVAAGRLGRITNVRCWLYADYASSPDGPLTWRYDRSRAGAGVIGDLLSHGTDLVQYVTGQGISEVSAATDVFLRERPIPTSAGVGHGAVEVGTERGEVGNEDWVAALANLADGTRATLESSRVARGHRSDYALEVYGTEGSARWSFTRMNEFEVMIGDGGLEHGYTTVLAGAGHGDYGRFQPGPGIPMSFDDLKAIECAEFLTDVAGEGGGAGGAARPASGSGAAPNTADGLSAAEVTEAIARSAASRSWVEVPQVEGTTWGA; encoded by the coding sequence GTGGAGGCGACGAACGCGGAGAACAGCCCGCGCTCCCTCGGGGTGGGCGTCGTGGGCCTGGGCTGGATGGGCCGACTGCATGCGAGCTCGTACCGGAACCTGGCGGCGCGCTATCCGGAGCTGGGCCTCGCCCCGCGCCTCGTGTGCGCGGCGGACCCGCTGCCCGAGAACCAGCGCGCGGCGCGCGCGCAGTTCGGCTTCGAGCGCGCGGTGGACGACGTCGAGGAGATGCTCGCCGACCCGGAGGTCGACGTGGTCTCGATCGCGACGCCGAACTTCCTGCACCGGGACGTCGCCCTCCCGGCCGCCCGCGCCGGCAAGCCCTTCTGGATCGAGAAGCCGATGGGTGTGGATGCGGCGCAGAGCCGCGAGATCCACGAGGCGGCGCGCGCGGCGGGCGTCGCGACCGCGGTCGGCTTCAACTATCGGCACGCTCCGGCCGTCGAGCACCTGCGCGCACTGGTCGCCGCCGGGAGGCTGGGGCGGATCACGAACGTGCGCTGCTGGCTCTACGCCGACTACGCCTCCTCGCCCGACGGCCCGCTGACCTGGCGCTACGACCGTTCCCGGGCAGGAGCGGGGGTGATCGGCGATCTGCTGAGCCACGGCACGGACCTCGTCCAGTACGTGACCGGGCAGGGCATCTCCGAGGTGAGCGCTGCGACCGACGTGTTCCTGCGCGAGCGTCCGATCCCGACGTCGGCCGGGGTGGGGCACGGCGCCGTCGAGGTGGGGACCGAGCGCGGCGAGGTCGGCAACGAGGACTGGGTGGCGGCGCTCGCGAACCTCGCGGACGGCACCCGGGCGACCCTCGAGTCCTCGCGCGTGGCGCGTGGGCATCGCAGCGACTACGCCCTCGAGGTGTACGGGACCGAGGGATCGGCGCGCTGGTCCTTCACCCGGATGAACGAGTTCGAGGTGATGATCGGCGACGGCGGCCTCGAGCACGGGTACACGACGGTCCTCGCGGGCGCGGGGCACGGCGACTACGGGCGCTTCCAGCCGGGTCCCGGCATCCCGATGAGCTTCGACGACCTCAAGGCGATCGAGTGCGCGGAGTTCCTGACGGATGTGGCCGGCGAGGGCGGCGGGGCCGGCGGCGCCGCCAGGCCCGCCAGCGGCTCCGGTGCCGCTCCGAACACGGCCGACGGGCTCTCCGCGGCGGAGGTCACCGAGGCGATCGCGCGCTCGGCGGCCTCCCGCAGCTGGGTCGAGGTGCCGCAGGTCGAGGGGACCACCTGGGGCGCGTGA